Proteins from a genomic interval of Dama dama isolate Ldn47 chromosome 1, ASM3311817v1, whole genome shotgun sequence:
- the LOC133054225 gene encoding olfactory receptor 52A1-like, whose translation MESMNMSYMDPKTVTLIGIPGLEYVQFWIGFSFFAVCLVALLGNIILLIIIPTEHSLHQPMYIFLAVLAATDIGLCVAIAPKMLAIFWFGFYSMAFDACLAQLFFIHALQGMESGILLAMAFDCYVSICDPLRYTSTLTPFILVSMVLVVAIRATVLVGILPILIKRLHFFHSIVIAHSYCEHMAVVKLAAEDIRVNKTCGLFVGFTILGFDMIFILISYILIFQAVFRLHQKEAQLKAFNTCTAHIFVFLEFYILAFFSFFSHRFGHVVPSTHILLSTIYLLVPPALNPIVYGVKNKVIHKCVAWLFFLNH comes from the coding sequence ATGGAATCCATGAACATGTCATATATGGACCCCAAAACAGTGACACTGATTGGCATCCCTGGACTGGAGTATGTGCAGTTTTGGATTGGGTTTTCCTTCTTTGCTGTGTGCCTAGTGGCTCTTTTGGGAAACATCATTTTACTGATCATTATCCCTACAGAACACAGTCTGCACCAGCCCATGTACATCTTCTTGGCAGTGTTGGCAGCCACTGACATAGGACTCTGTGTAGCCATTGCTCCAAAAATGTTGGCTATCTTCTGGTTTGGCTTTTATTCCATGGCCTTTGATGCTTGCTTAGCGCAGCTGTTCTTCATCCATGCCTTGCAGGGCATGGAATCTGGAATCCTGTTGGCAATGGCCTTTGACTGCTATGTTTCCATATGTGATCCTTTGAGGTACACATCCACCCTTACACCTTTCATTCTGGTTAGTATGGTGCTGGTTGTGGCAATCCGAGCAACAGTGCTCGTTGGCATTTTACCCATTTTAATCAAAAGACTGCACTTTTTCCATTCCATTGTAATTGCCCACTCTTACTGTGAGCACATGGCTGTGGTCAAGCTGGCTGCAGAAGACATCCGTGTCAATAAAACATGTGGTCTTTTCGTAGGTTTCACAATTCTAGGATTTGACATGATTTTCATCCTCATTTCCTATATCCTTATTTTCCAGGCTGTTTTTCGTCTACACCAAAAGGAGGCACAGCTTAAAGCATTCAACACATGCACAGctcacatttttgttttcctcgagttttatattcttgcctttttctccttcttcagcCATCGTTTTGGACATGTTGTGCCCTCTACCCACATTCTTCTGTCTACCATCTACCTCcttgtgccccctgcactcaACCCTATTGtctatggtgtgaaaaataaggtaaTTCACAAGTGTGTGGCATGGCTATTCTTCCTGAATCACTGA